The following proteins are co-located in the Purpureocillium takamizusanense chromosome 10, complete sequence genome:
- a CDS encoding Oligo-1,6-glucosidase (SMCOG1257:Alpha-glucosidase~CAZy:GH13~EggNog:ENOG503NU69~antiSMASH:Cluster_10.2~COG:G) — MQRTHTMAEPGSGDGDPWWKDAVVYQIYPASFRDSNGDGLGDIAGITSRLDHIRDLGATAIWLSPIFASPQKDMGYDVSDYRDIHGPYGTLADAERLIDECHARGLRVLLDLVVNHTSDQHAWFRDSRASRSSPRRDWYFWRDARTGPDGERRPPNNWASIFGGSAWTWDEGSQQYYLSLFLPSQPDLNWANEEMREAAYADMEFWFDRGADGFRIDSMNLMSKHPDLPDAAVTDPDAEFQSGAAWFASGPRMHEYLREMRARVLDKYAANGRGGVMTVGELGFTKDEASVASYVAAARRELNMVFTGDIVDMDFGEAHKYAGGSPFRLETLRGITSLWQGAMPRCDGWNAVYMDNHDSGRSLSRYASDDPRFRARAAKMLATYLTTLSGTLFLLQGQEIGMANAPASWGADDYIDVEASNYYQSVLAQRRRERHRGGGGGVGGVGGVGGKGSGRDDDDDDDDGSVDDVDMSDVLAQMRLKARDNGRLPMQWTSERHGGFTDAERPWMRVNDDYPEWNVAAQDGRPDSVLAYWREALALRKRERDVFVHGRYDMLPVGRSGDDIFAYTMTSRRCRDGEKDGGGARKVALVLLNFSDGERAFSGQEGEFLGWNKILGCKDTRGPLAGEGVTLKPYEGIVYGNWVP; from the coding sequence ATGCAGCGCACTCACACCATGGCCGAacccggcagcggcgacggcgaccccTGGTGGAAAGACGCCGTCGTGTACCAAATCTACCCGGCCAGCTTCCGCGACTCCAACGGCGACGGACTGGGCGACATCGCGGGCATCACGTCGCGGCTGGACCACATCCGCGACCTCGGGGCCACGGCCATCTGGCTGTCGCCCATCTTCGCCAGCCCGCAAAAGGACATGGGCTACGACGTGTCCGACTACCGCGACATCCACGGGCCGTACGGcacgctcgccgacgcggagcgGCTCATCGACGAGTGCCACGCACGCGGCCTgcgcgtgctgctcgacctcgtcgtcaaccacACGAGCGACCAGCACGCCTGGTTCCGCgactcgcgcgcctcgcgctccagcCCCAGGCGCGACTGGTACTTTTGGCGCGACGCCCGGACGGGAcccgacggcgagcggcggccgcccaacAACTGGGCGTCCAtcttcggcggcagcgcgtgGACGTGGGACGAGGGCTCGCAGCAGTACTACCTCAGCCTGTTCCTCCCGTCGCAGCCGGACCTCAACTGGGCCAACGAGGAGatgcgggaggcggcgtaCGCCGACATGGAGTTTTGGTTCGACCGCGGGGCCGACGGGTTCCGCATCGACTCCATGAACCTCATGTCCAAGCACCCGGACCTGCCGgacgcggccgtgacggacCCCGACGCCGAGTTCCAGTCCGGGGCCGCGTGGTTCGCCAGCGGGCCGCGCATGCACGAGTACCTGCGGgagatgcgcgcgcgcgtgctcgaCAAGTACGCCGCCaacgggcgcggcggcgtcatgacggtcggcgagctgggcttcaccaaggacgaggccagcGTGGCGTCGTacgtggccgcggcccggCGCGAGCTCAACATGGTCTTCACcggcgacatcgtcgacatGGACTTTGGCGAGGCGCACAAGTATGCCGGGGGAAGCCCCTTTCGgctcgagacgctgcgcggCATCACCTCGCTCTGGCAGGGCGCCATGCCGCGCTGCGACGGCTGGAACGCCGTCTACATGGACAACCACGACTCCGGGAGGAGCCTGTCGCGCTACGCGAGCGACGACCCGCGGTTCCGCGCGCGTGCCGCCAAGATGCTGGCCACGTACCTGACGACGCTGAGCGGGACGCTGTTCCTACTACAGGGGCAGGAGATTGGCATGGCCAacgcgccggcgtcgtggggCGCCGACGACTACATTGACGTCGAGGCGAGCAACTACTACCAGAGCGTGctggcccagcgccgccgtgagcgtcatcgtggtggtggtggtggtgttggtggtgtcggtggtgttggtggtaAGGGCAGcggccgtgatgatgatgatgatgatgacgatggcagcgtggacgacgtcgacatgagCGACGTGCTCGCGCAGATGCGCCTCAAGGCCCGCGACAACGGCCGCCTTCCCATGCAGTGGACATccgagcgccacggcggcttcaccgacgccgagcgcccGTGGATGCgcgtcaacgacgactaCCCGGAGTGgaacgtcgccgcccaggacgGCCGTCCCGACAGCGTGCTCGCGTACTGGCGCgaggccctggccctgcggaagcgcgagcgcgacgtcTTCGTCCACGGGCGGTACGACATGCTCCCCGtgggccgcagcggcgacgacatcttTGCCTACACCATGACgagccgtcgttgtcgcgaTGGCGagaaggacggcggcggcgccagaaAGGTCGCGCTTGTGCTGCTCAACTTTTCCGACGGGG
- a CDS encoding Beta-fructofuranosidase (CAZy:GH32~antiSMASH:Cluster_10.2~EggNog:ENOG503NUVJ~COG:G), translating to MAIDKPSSPSAGLAFRRFRPQSHFIAPHSWANDPCGAVYIPETREYLVCYQWNPGTSQGGNCAWGAARSRDLVTWEDCAPALCNGPAGSYDALGVFSGSIVSRLEQSGGGGKRVLYLFYTSVSHMPIHWSRPYQPGCETQSVAVSRDLGRSWERHQRNPLISLPPRMEATTGWRDPFVSPWASLSELRGVSVETMYMMIASGEHGRGSQLHLYTTEDLLGWTYLGVLLDVKQGEQVQPDSYLTFGMNFECGTFATVGGSDYIILGVEEDVTNRRHNCHYEAWLGGKVTLAEDGTPKFVITNHGLLDHGVLYAAHLFRGEGGRLLQLGWADETASPAVVKAQGWAGCMSHPRELFEITRPVVDGECRSTVEWEVDEARGLMTTLGIRPAEEVASLRRERFGSSMRDLERLQSTNYEIEATLSNITGPEVFALNVRQAPDDEEVTQIIVNLREGRITIDRSRSSLAGLGTGSSTLPDSGPFATLPGEDEVRLRVFVDGSLIEVFANNRFALTSRVYPSLDESLGASCVLSEGYEEGSVAIAVWEGLKGAWPQREAGMHRFEDLHPLRMTGA from the coding sequence ATGGCCATTGACAAaccatcctcgccctccgccgGCCTGGCGTTTCGGCGGTTCCGCCCCCAGTCGCACTTCATCGCGCCTCACTCGTGGGCCAACGACCCGTGCGGCGCCGTCTACATCCCCGAGACGCGCGAGTACCTCGTCTGCTACCAATGGAACCCGGGCACCTCGCAAGGCGGCAACTGCGCctggggcgccgcccgcagccgcgaCCTCGTCACCTGGGAGGActgcgcgccggcgctgtgCAACGGCCCTGCCGGCTCGTACGACGCGCTGGGCGTCTTCTCCGGCAGCATCGTGTCGCGCCTCgagcagagcggcggcggcggcaagcgcGTGCTGTACCTCTTTTACACGAGCGTCTCGCACATGCCCATCCACTGGTCCAGACCCTACCAGCCGGGGTGCGAGACGCAGAGTGTCGCTGTGTCGCGGGACCTCGGCAGGTCGTGGGAGCGGCACCAGCGCAACCCCTTGATCAGCCTGCCGCCCCGGATGGAGGCCACGACGGGATGGCGCGACCCGTTTGTTTCGCCGTGGGCATCGCTGTCGGAGCTGCGCGGGGTGAGTGTCGAGACCATGTACATGATGATCGCCTCGGGCGAGCACGGTCGCGGGTCGCAGCTTCACCTCTACACGACAGAGGACCTCCTCGGCTGGACGTATCTCGGCGTCCTGCTCGACGTCAAGCAGGGCGAGCAGGTACAGCCAGACAGCTACCTCACCTTTGGCATGAACTTTGAGTGCGGGACGTTTGCCACGGTGGGTGGCAGCGACTACATCATTCTCGGAGTGGAAGAGGATGTCACCAACAGACGACACAACTGCCACTACGAggcctggctgggcgggAAAGTCACACTCGCAGAGGATGGCACGCCAAAGTTCGTCATCACCAACCATGGGCTGCTGGACCATGGCGTCCTCTACGCGGCGCACCTCTTCCGGGGCGAGGGTGGCCGCCTACTACAGCTTGGCTGGGCAGAcgagacggcgtcgccggcagtCGTCAAGGCGCAGGGTTGGGCGGGCTGCATGAGCCATCCGCGCGAGCTCTTTGAGATTACGCGGcctgtcgtcgacggagaGTGCCGCTCGACGGTCGAGTGGGAGGTCGATGAGGCGCGCGGCCTGATGACTACGCTCGGCATCCGTCCCGCCGAGGAGGTAGCATCACTGCGTCGCGAGAGATTCGGCTCGTCGATGCGCGACCTCGAGAGACTCCAGTCAACAAACTACGAAATCGAGGCGACCTTGTCCAACATCACCGGCCCCGAGGTGTTTGCGCTCAACGTCCGACaggcgcccgacgacgaggaagtcACCCAGATCATCGTGAAcctgcgcgagggccgcaTCACAATCGACcggtcgcgctcgtcgctcgcgggtctgggcaccggcagcagcacgctcCCCGACTCGGGGCCCTTTGCGACTCTACcaggcgaggacgaggtgcggcTGCGCGTCTTTGTCGACGGCTCGCTCATCGAGGTGTTTGCCAACAACCGCTTCGCGCTCACGTCGAGGGTGTACCCGAGCTTAGACGAGTCACTGGGTGCGTCGTGCGTGCTGAGCGAGGGTTACGAGGAGGGCAGCGTGGCGATTGCAGTGTGGGAAGGGTTGAAGGGCGCGTGGCCGCAGAGGGAGGCTGGGATGCACAGGTTTGAGGACTTGCACCCGCTGCGGATGACGGGGGCGTAG
- a CDS encoding uncharacterized protein (TransMembrane:10 (i66-94o114-134i146-165o171-193i205-226o238-257i390-410o422-444i456-478o490-508i)~EggNog:ENOG503NXY0~SMCOG1169:sugar transport protein~antiSMASH:Cluster_10.2~COG:U) has protein sequence MEKETPTAVSQPDFASSPKTKQTEHAEDVTAVEAQEDLKDVADEHDLTPREQYQKLWANLKKDRHYVYWALFVMSLVFGWGYDAGLSGAAIAFPRFREDYGNYYSNGDQWVIPAMWQSLWNAASTIGQVFGAFLTGQFADYTGRRFMFCSAIALSWASSFALVFAPNLPVLFVSKLLLGFSVGISTVTPPLYVTENAPAALRSTLSSLTNVIIVLGFFLSSLTGYGSSHIDGAWSYKLAFTMTFLVPTLFAFGLPFLPESPVWYVKRGRKDDARKAIYKLYGKNVDMEERLAFIRSELEAEAGAEAMAKQTTWKAIFSKEHRARTFVAVLGLQSQNFSGGYFANTYQTYYFQLIGQTNSFGLTAISSTLQFCSNLFAVCLSDVLPRRRSLIGGGSLLCGWSLIIAGTSMAGTQNYAANTALLVFMLTWSMLYTGTVGCFGWAVAQETAAQATRPKTIAFCLVCQQLTALLLSSVFPYFINPDQLNWGGKVMFLFVACEVVILAGLFFFQPETKNRTYQEIDLLFAERVPPRKFSKFVVRDGVVMKKKHAS, from the exons ATGGAGAAGGAAACACCCACGGCTGTATCACAGCCAGACttcgcatcgtcgcccaagACAAAGCAGACGGAGCACGCCGAAgacgtcaccgccgtcgaggcgcaaGAAGACCTCAAAGACGTCGCGGACGAACACGACCTGACACCCCGAGAGCAGTACCAGAAGCTGTGGGCCAACCTGAAAAAGGACCGGCACTATGTCTACTGGGCACTGTTTGTCATGTCCCTCGTCTTCGGCTGGGGCTACGATGCCGGTCTctcgggcgccgccatcgccttTCCCAGGTTTCGCGAAGACTACGGCAACTACTACTCCAACGGCGACCAATGGGTCATCCCCGCCATGTGGCAGTCGCTCTGGaacgccgccagcaccatcGGCCAGGTCTTCGGGGCGTTCCTCACCGGCCAGTTCGCCGACTACACGGGCCGGAGGTTCATGTTCTGCTCCGCCATTGCGCTGTCCTGGGCGTCGTCCTTtgccctcgtcttcgccccGAACCTGcccgtcctcttcgtctccaagctgctcctcggcttCTCCGTCGGCATCTCCACCGTCACGCCGCCCCTCTACGTCACCGAGaacgcgcccgccgcgctgcgcagcACCCTCAGCTCGCTGACCAACGTCATCATCGTGCtgggcttcttcctctcGTCGCTGACGGGCTACGGCTCCTCCCACATCGACGGCGCGTGGAGCTACAAGCTGGCCTTTACCATGACGTTCCTCGTCCCGACCCTCTTTGCCTTTGGGCTGCCGTTCCTACCCGAGTCTCCCGTGTGGTACGTCAAGCGCGGAAGGAAAGACGACGCCCGCAAGGCCATATATAAGCTGTATGGGAAGAAcgtcgacatggaggagAGACTTGCCTTTATTCGATCTGAGCTTGAGGcagaggccggcgccgaggccatggccaagcagACGACGTGGAAAGCCATTTTCTCCAAGGAGCACCGCGCGCGGACGTTTGTCGCTGTCCTTGGCCTGCAGTCGCAGAATTTCTCTGGCGGATATTTTGCGA ACACCTACCAGACCTATTACTTCCAGCTCATCGGCCAGACAAACTCCTTTGGCTTGACGGCCATCTCCTCGACACTCCAATTCTGCTCCAACCTATTCGCCGTCTGCCTCTCAGACGTCCTCCCGCGACGACGTTCCCTCATCGGTGGCGGCTCGCTCCTGTGCGGCTGGTCGCTCATCATCGCAGGCACATCCATGGCCGGAACGCAGAATTACGCTGCCAACACGGCCCTGCTCGTCTTCATGCTCACCTGGTCTATGCTATACACCGGGACCGTGGGCTGCTTCGGCTGGGCCGTCGCGCAGGAGACGGCCGcgcaggcgacgaggcccaAGACCATTGCCTTTTGTCTAGTGTGCCAGCAGCtcacggcgctgctgctgtcgtccgTGTTCCCCTACTTCATCAACCCGGACCAGCTGAACTGGGGAGGCAAGGTCATGTTTCTCTTCGTGGCGTGTGAGGTGGTCATCCTCGCGGGCCTGTTCTTCTTCCAGCCGGAGACCAAGAACCGCACGTACCAAGAAATAGACTTGCTGTTTGCGGAGAGGGTTCCGCCGCGCAAGTTTAGCAAGTTTGTTGTTCGCGACGGAGTTGtcatgaagaagaagcaTGCCTCTTAG